Sequence from the Triplophysa rosa linkage group LG22, Trosa_1v2, whole genome shotgun sequence genome:
CAACACATAAGACATCATTTCACCAAACTAACTCTGCTGGAAAACCATAACAATTTGAATGGTTTTCATTAGAAATACCTTTATGGACCATAAGCTCTTTACAATTAAAATCACTATAACATTACTTTATGaagtgtgttttgggccttGGGGAGAGACATATCAATGTGGTTGCTGTTTTTATAAGGGATCACGTATTTGCATATCAACAGAAATCAAGACAACAGTGGTGTGCCCTGCGACAGAGAAGCATGTCAAGAAATACTTGCATCAGGAGATTTTTCTGGTTGAAGAATCTGGGGAGGATTATCGAACCATCACCCTGCCGTACATCAGCAAGCAGAGCTTCAGTGTACAGGTGAGACTTCACCTCCTGTCGTACTTGAATTTGAAGTTTTTACAGAGAATACATTTAGCccttaactgttttttttaggTTTATTATTAAATCCACGATCTCATTTTGATTTCAGTGGGTGTACAACATCTTGGAGAAGAAAGCAGAGGCGGATCAGATTATTTATGAAGATCCAGACCCCGATACTGGTTTTGTCCTATTGCCAGATTTTAAATGGGATCAAAAGCAGGTGATTTTAAGGAATTTGTAGTGATGTTTTGTTTAATGGTGAATAAAAGGCCAGTAGACTAACTGTTTCTTCTCTCCAGAAAGAAGACTTGTATCTGATTGCCATCGTCCACCGGAGGGACATCAAAAGTTTGAGGGATCTTACATCGGAGCACCTGCCATTACTCACAAACATTCGCAGCAAAGGAGAGGTGAGGACAGTAGATCATGCTGTACTGTTAACAAAGTACATTCAGAAAGTTTAGGTCCAGTAGTTGACCAGTTTGAGCTAGACACGTCAAATAATTTTGTTGTCCAGCAGGTGTCACTGTTGCTTTGAGTATTTAAACTAAAGGGATGTTGTATTTCGACTTCGCAGTTTACTTGCAAATGCACACAAAGGTTTTGGTTTGATGCTTAATGCCGTATATGCTACAGCTGTGATGCTTAAACAGAAGGCGTGGTTTAAAAATACCAGTAAAAAgacaattacgttttttttttgtagtatGACTGTATGACTGTATGAATCAAGTTCTGATCTTGTCTGTATTCACAGGACACCATTCAGAAGCGATTCAGTGTCCCCTCCAGCAAACTGCGGGTGTATTTGCACTATCAGCCCTCGTACTATCACCTCCACGTCCACTTCACCTCACTGGACTAAGAAGCTCCAGGCTGTGGGGTGGAACGGGCTCACCTGCTTTCTGATGTCATCCAGAACTTGCAGGCAGATTCTAGTTACTATCCCAACCGCAGCATGACTTTCCCTCTGCGTACTGATGACGGTCTGCTCCTCAAGTTCAAAGAGGCTGGAAAGCTCTAAACTGACCACTGATCTCTTTCTTGCTTTCGTTAAAAAAAAATGCCATGTAATCACATCTACTTTGAGAAATAAGATTCTCAAAGTTGTTTTGTGAAGTCGATTTTATCAAAAAGAGAAATGTAATTGTGATTGTTTGCATTTGTATTAAAGTATTGATTCGTTTTTTAAATCGCAGACTTCTCTTCATGCTGTGGGCAGAACTTAAATTCATAACCTCAAATTGCGGTTACACTTTTTGCACCTGTTTGTGGTGCACTATGAAAATTCATTTGAAAGGAAAACCGGGGCCGTTGGTGCCTCTCTGTTTAATTCCTTCTGCGTTTAGGGTCCTTTTGAATAGATCTGCCTGTGATTGACAGAACCGCGGGTAGCAGTGAAATGACATCCCtgttgttttttagtttttgacaaaaaaatggaaaataaactAATATAGACAATTAATAAAACACATGGCAACATAAACATGAAATTATTGGAAATTGAAAGCTTGTGACTTCTCATCTATTCTCATTCATGGTTGTTTGCCACTAGTTTCACTTTCCTTCCCATCGAATATGTTCATTTAATTCGGTTCTCATTACGTATCTCCTGTCATGTGTTTGGAAACAGGGTTCAATATTTAGAAAGAATTTCAGAGAAGAATTGAAAACACTATGGGCCGGTTTCATAGACGAGGCTTAGCCTAAGCCataggactatgccttagttaattttggctatttaagtcacttttattaaaatgccttcgaataaaacattactgatgtgcatcttgagacaaaacaaaggcactgacatattttaacatatgtcagggcaagttattttcagttaagacggCTCAAAATTCACTTTAGTCAAGGACTAGAGAGTTTATAAATGTTCTCATTGAGGCTCTCCAGAACAATTACGTAATTGCACTTAGTTTCAGACCCAAGTTTGCATCTCTCAATGGCCATAGATCAACCTGTTCTGTTCTACAACACAGAAAATAGTTCAATAAAACTTTAATAGCATAAAAAGTGCCATTACATTTCGAGCGCATTGATTAAGCGGTAATGAAGTTCTGCAACATGACTTTGATCTATTTATGAATTACGCTAAAGTTCAATATGCCGGAGGGAGACTGACTCAGGGTGAGAACTTGTTTGGCCACCAGCCACAGGGCCTTGGCCAACAGCCAGTTTGACCCTCCATTTAGAACTAAGTTTGATTCTAATATATTAATGAAATCACTATATTAAATTGAATGAAGCATTAGGTCTAGTTCGCATTACAATCCCCGGCTGCTTCCAAAGTTTTCCAAAGTCTTCAAGTGGACCATGATCTTCTCAACGTGAGTTTCACTGCTGATGACCAATCACTGACCTAATAAAGTGGCCCATGACTGATTGGGATCTGGGCTTGGGTTTTCAGTTCATATATCTAAAATTATCACTGTGATGCGGGCAGGTAGACATGTGGTTTGACAGCATTTTCtaatctgtgtgtttcagaggaAGCTGGTGTGGGAACATTTGATATTCGTCCGTCTATACAATTTCAGTATCTCTTGACATCTCATCTGTGTGATGACATAATGTCATCATTCTTGATCACTCCAATCGTGATTTTGAGACGAAAGAGGTGGAAATAAGGAAGGCGTGCACTTTTCACATCATTTCATTGAAATGCAAATGCAGAGATGTAGGGTGTCGGGGGGGCTGGGGGGACCAGGGCAATGCGATTCAACCATGTTGTTCTCAGCAAACCTTTTGAGTTTCCATGGTTACAACCAGCGAGGTGCTCTTTGACTGAAGTTTTTCTCTTTTCATGTGGGGTTCTCTTGGCCAAATAGCAGCTGTTTGGAAACGTGCGGTTGACTTATGAGTTCTCATTGCAAAGCAAACATTCAATGCTATTGCTTTGTGGTTTGCATTGGCATGTCGATGTGTGAGAACTACATCTGATTAGTTTTGGAAACATATTTAAGATGTCTGTTGCTTTCTGTTGAGTGTAAACTGTGGCATGTGCCTGGGATTAGAACATTTCATTGAGGATTTTAGGTGCGCCCTGATGCTTGCGTGTTTAGAAGGAAAACTTCATGGCCTGAACTTTTATCGGCGCTGAAGTTTGTTGGAGGTTTTCAGTTTGCAGGTATGGAAAGTAAAACTTTTTTCACAATTATAGTCAAGGAACGCAaccttttgtttatttgtgtgattTACTTTGTTTGGGTAGGATTAGGTTTTTTATGTAGCAGTAAATTCAATGTATTTATCATTAGTTACCTCCAGGGGTTTAGATTTTTAAGCTGCATTGAAttttaatgtgctttttttACTCAAGCATTAGAAAATTATTTCTTAAAGAGACATTCAagtgttttaaaattatttgtgTCAAATGTGAAATAATGATCCTAGTTCATTTGAAATTatttgaagttttatttttaagttttagtaTAAATTGTTTTATAGTTTATTCCTTAgcaaaaaataagtttattcaagtgtgccaTAAGTATACTTCaaaaaaaagtttacatttagtctagtttttatgtactttttagAAATATACTTTATGCATTTTTCTGAACAATCTAGTTGTAACCTAGTTGTGTAGTCTAAATCTACAATTTTAACACTTAAAAGTTCACTTTTATACACTAAAAAGTGGATAAATTTAGTCCAAAATAGCATTAAAAGTGCACTTACATATACACTAGTACTTACTACATAATAaagtataattaaaaacataccTGAACTTTGCTTAATAGTtcataaaacaaatttaaagtatacttatttttttgtaaaaaaaaaagtgtattatAATAGTAGAAAAAACTATTTGactgtttttagattttttaaaattaatttaatataaataattaaaaacgtATACGTTTTAAGTATATTGAATAATAATtagtataattaataataataaatataaaaaatgataatgtgcaacattttgtttttcttctgcaaGCTGAAATATGTTCCAGTTCATACAGAAACGGATTCACAATCACCTGGTGGAACGTAAAATTCGAAGAGCCCGTCTGGTTACCAAGGATGGCCATTGTAACATTAAATTTGGTAGCCCTGAATATCCCAACCACTTTGCTTTCCTCATGGACTTCTGGACCACGTTTGTTGAAATCCGCTGGTGTTTTGTGATTGTTTTCTTCGTAGCAGCCTTCACCGGAAGCTGGTTCATTTTCGGTTTACTCTGGTATTCACTTGCTAAAAGTAACGGAGACTTAATCCAGAGTTCATCAGAATCTTACCAGATGAAATGCATTGAGAACATTAACAGTCTCACTACGGCCTTCCTGTACTCTATAGAGACCCAGACAACCATTGGTTACGGAGGTCGTGCTCTCACGGGTCACTGCCCGGGCACGGTCGCACTGTTAATCATCCAGTCCCTCGTGGGCGCTATAATAAACTGCTTCATGTGCGGACTCATTCTCGCGAAGATCTCTCTTCCAAAAAGAAGAGCGAAAACAGTCACCTTCAGCGAAACAGCAGTCATCAATCTGTGGAAGGGAAATCTGTGTCTCCAGATACGAGTGGCCAACCTGAGAAAGACCCTTCTTATTGGCAGCCAGATTTATGGGAAGCTCCTGCAGACCACCATCACTCCAGAGGGCGAGACCATCATATTAGACCAGGTGAACGTTGACTTTTTGGTGAATGCCGGGAAGGACAATCTCTTCTTTGTTTGTCCTCTTACGCTGTACCATGTGATCGACAAGTCCAGTCCGTTTTCAGAAATGGCTGCAGATGTTCTTCAACAGCAGGACTTCGAGTTGGT
This genomic interval carries:
- the kcnj1b gene encoding ATP-sensitive inward rectifier potassium channel 1b, whose translation is MFQFIQKRIHNHLVERKIRRARLVTKDGHCNIKFGSPEYPNHFAFLMDFWTTFVEIRWCFVIVFFVAAFTGSWFIFGLLWYSLAKSNGDLIQSSSESYQMKCIENINSLTTAFLYSIETQTTIGYGGRALTGHCPGTVALLIIQSLVGAIINCFMCGLILAKISLPKRRAKTVTFSETAVINLWKGNLCLQIRVANLRKTLLIGSQIYGKLLQTTITPEGETIILDQVNVDFLVNAGKDNLFFVCPLTLYHVIDKSSPFSEMAADVLQQQDFELVVFLEGTAESTRLSCQVRTSYLPREIQWG
- the dcps gene encoding m7GpppX diphosphatase; the protein is MADCGNGTAAKKLKTHTDNECKDTGEFLSDSPVSGFEITRILRDSAREKNIFIHGKVKDQDAVVILEKTPIRQDTLTELLKSSELKLEMRNDVYSTYQLHAPAHLNQIKTTVVCPATEKHVKKYLHQEIFLVEESGEDYRTITLPYISKQSFSVQWVYNILEKKAEADQIIYEDPDPDTGFVLLPDFKWDQKQKEDLYLIAIVHRRDIKSLRDLTSEHLPLLTNIRSKGEDTIQKRFSVPSSKLRVYLHYQPSYYHLHVHFTSLD